The following proteins come from a genomic window of Finegoldia magna ATCC 29328:
- a CDS encoding BMP family lipoprotein, with product MSKVYKKIIALFLCLSMVFATACGGAGKDSSDSGKSSDKNDKKEKVKVTMVTDQGGINDKSFNQSAYEGFENAKKEGWLDYRYIESHKEAEYAPNMETALDDESDIIFTIGYALYKATDAAAKENKDQKYAIIDNANVEKRPNMIGVLFADNENSFLVGYIAGMTTKTNKVGFVGGMKSDVIDRFEYGFKAGVKEAERQKKQPIEFQSQYADSYAAPDKGKSIANLMYQKGVDVIFHAAGGTGYGVIQAAIDNNKYVIGVDRDQSADAPKNMLVSTVKGVNVAVQTISKDLKDGKFEGGSTVTYSLKDGDAVDIAYANNDLVAKDVKDKVESLKNDIKEGKIKVPQNEKEFKEFGFDK from the coding sequence ATGTCAAAAGTTTACAAAAAAATAATTGCTTTATTTCTTTGTTTAAGTATGGTTTTTGCAACAGCTTGTGGTGGTGCTGGCAAAGATTCATCTGATAGCGGAAAATCTTCAGATAAAAACGACAAGAAAGAAAAAGTAAAAGTAACTATGGTTACTGACCAAGGTGGAATTAACGATAAATCTTTCAACCAATCAGCATATGAAGGATTTGAAAATGCTAAAAAAGAAGGATGGTTGGATTACAGATATATCGAATCACACAAAGAAGCAGAATATGCTCCAAATATGGAAACAGCATTGGATGATGAAAGCGATATAATATTTACAATTGGATATGCATTGTACAAAGCAACAGATGCTGCTGCAAAAGAAAACAAAGATCAAAAATATGCAATAATTGATAATGCAAATGTCGAAAAGAGACCAAATATGATTGGGGTTTTATTTGCAGATAACGAAAACTCATTCTTAGTTGGATACATCGCTGGTATGACAACTAAAACAAACAAAGTTGGTTTTGTTGGCGGTATGAAGAGTGATGTAATCGATAGATTTGAATACGGATTCAAAGCAGGTGTTAAAGAAGCTGAAAGACAAAAGAAACAACCTATTGAATTCCAATCACAATATGCTGATAGTTATGCTGCACCAGATAAAGGTAAATCTATTGCTAACTTAATGTATCAAAAAGGCGTAGATGTTATATTCCATGCAGCAGGTGGTACTGGATATGGTGTTATTCAAGCTGCTATCGACAATAACAAATACGTTATTGGTGTTGACAGAGACCAATCAGCAGATGCTCCTAAAAACATGTTAGTTTCTACAGTTAAAGGTGTTAATGTTGCTGTTCAAACAATCTCAAAAGATCTTAAAGATGGTAAGTTTGAAGGTGGAAGTACAGTAACTTATTCATTAAAAGATGGAGATGCTGTAGATATTGCTTACGCAAACAATGATTTAGTAGCAAAAGATGTTAAAGACAAAGTTGAAAGCTTAAAGAATGATATCAAAGAAGGAAAAATCAAAGTTCCACAAAACGAAAAAGAATTTAAAGAATTCGGATTTGATAAATAA
- a CDS encoding DUF1576 domain-containing protein: MKEKVFHSMGIYKLLYILAGLLMVVAFLFNSPTEIFNGLITIIKSPCTLITDYMYLANIGAAFFNAGLICLLSTLLSQNFKVVISGPGVAAIFTMTGFAFFGKNIFNTIPITIGVLIYSKIENTSKASVILPALFGSALGPLISEIAFNSSLSPVHSIIVSYLVGISIGIIMVPLSGAFLRFHQGYNLYNMGFTAGIVGMLYVGILRMFNVTIKSVNVVYPTNDIRIIIFLYLLFIAIFLLGFIKNNMSFHGYENIMYNSGRLATDFISLDGLYQTMINMGIMGLIATTYIIIVGGNISGPIIGGIFTVTGFSAFGKHPKNTIPILVGVFLASILNTFNPLSTSSLLAALFGTTLAPIAGEFGFFRGVLAGFLHMAMVLNIGVVHGGVNLYNNGFSGGFVAGILVPVFSEMDNFLMRVRLKNDD; encoded by the coding sequence ATGAAAGAAAAAGTTTTTCACTCGATGGGAATTTATAAGCTTCTCTACATATTGGCAGGTTTGCTGATGGTCGTAGCATTCTTATTTAATTCTCCCACAGAAATTTTTAATGGTTTGATAACTATAATTAAAAGTCCATGCACTTTAATTACAGACTATATGTATTTGGCAAATATTGGAGCTGCGTTTTTTAATGCAGGTTTGATTTGTTTATTGTCAACTCTTTTATCACAAAATTTTAAGGTTGTTATTTCTGGACCAGGAGTCGCAGCTATTTTTACAATGACCGGATTTGCTTTTTTCGGTAAAAATATTTTCAATACAATCCCAATAACTATTGGAGTCTTGATTTATTCGAAAATCGAAAACACATCAAAAGCATCTGTAATACTTCCAGCTTTGTTTGGAAGCGCATTGGGCCCTTTGATTAGTGAAATAGCGTTTAATTCTAGTCTATCCCCTGTTCATTCAATCATAGTAAGTTATCTTGTAGGAATAAGCATAGGTATAATTATGGTACCACTTTCAGGAGCTTTTTTAAGATTTCACCAAGGTTATAATTTGTACAACATGGGATTTACAGCAGGAATTGTCGGCATGCTTTATGTAGGAATTTTAAGAATGTTCAATGTTACTATAAAATCAGTTAATGTGGTATATCCGACAAATGATATCAGAATTATTATATTTTTGTATTTGCTTTTCATAGCTATATTTTTGTTAGGATTTATAAAGAATAATATGTCTTTTCATGGATATGAAAACATAATGTACAATTCTGGTAGATTAGCGACTGATTTTATATCACTTGATGGTTTATATCAAACTATGATTAATATGGGCATCATGGGGCTAATAGCCACGACATACATCATTATTGTAGGCGGTAACATAAGCGGACCAATAATAGGCGGAATTTTTACTGTTACAGGATTTTCTGCATTTGGTAAGCACCCTAAAAACACTATACCAATTTTAGTTGGAGTTTTTCTAGCTTCAATTTTAAATACTTTTAATCCACTATCTACTTCAAGTCTTTTAGCAGCCTTATTTGGAACTACTCTTGCCCCGATTGCTGGTGAGTTTGGATTTTTTAGAGGAGTTTTAGCCGGATTTTTGCACATGGCTATGGTTTTAAACATAGGAGTTGTTCATGGTGGTGTTAATTTGTACAACAATGGATTTTCAGGCGGATTTGTAGCAGGAATATTAGTTCCTGTTTTTAGTGAAATGGATAATTTCTTAATGAGAGTGAGGTTGAAAAACGATGATTAG
- a CDS encoding ABC transporter permease — protein MKNSNEKISIFTKYNKLFFMLLSIVIGLLVGALALILAGYNPLEAYKLMLEGVFKRPKNVGWTIVNAIPIIFTGLGVAFAFKTGLFNIGAEGQYIVGTMVAFILGYNLHLPAFIHVPVVIIVGMLAGAAFGALAGFLKAKFGIHEVISTIMLNWIAFYFNNMVANYPKFKAPNSMGTHEVQETAKITLLQNAKGLPKAVDNFFKAPIHLGLILAIVAAILLWYILKKTNLGYELKAVGLNQDAAKYGGINVNKKLTLSMAISGAVCALGGITQVLGYRYTISALSSMENFGFDGLAVSLLANNNPIGCIFSGLFFGGLKYSGANVQRVLHAPTEMINIIMGTIILFTAIPLMFRIIKSRFKNKGGK, from the coding sequence ATGAAAAATAGCAATGAAAAAATTTCAATATTCACAAAATACAACAAGCTATTCTTCATGCTTTTATCTATTGTAATTGGTCTTTTGGTTGGCGCATTAGCATTAATATTAGCTGGATATAATCCACTAGAAGCATACAAACTAATGCTTGAGGGTGTTTTTAAAAGGCCTAAAAATGTCGGTTGGACAATTGTAAATGCCATTCCGATAATATTTACAGGTCTTGGTGTTGCATTCGCCTTCAAAACAGGTTTATTCAATATCGGTGCAGAAGGTCAATATATAGTTGGAACAATGGTAGCATTTATTTTAGGATATAATCTTCATTTACCAGCTTTTATTCACGTTCCTGTAGTAATTATTGTAGGTATGTTAGCCGGTGCTGCTTTCGGTGCATTAGCTGGATTTTTGAAGGCAAAATTCGGCATTCATGAAGTTATATCTACGATAATGCTTAACTGGATAGCTTTTTATTTTAATAATATGGTTGCAAATTATCCAAAATTCAAAGCACCTAACTCAATGGGAACACATGAAGTTCAAGAAACTGCAAAAATAACATTATTGCAAAATGCAAAAGGACTTCCAAAAGCGGTCGATAATTTCTTCAAAGCACCTATTCACTTAGGATTAATATTAGCGATTGTGGCAGCAATATTGCTATGGTATATTTTGAAGAAAACAAACTTAGGATATGAATTAAAAGCGGTTGGTCTAAACCAAGATGCAGCAAAATATGGTGGAATTAATGTCAATAAAAAATTAACATTATCTATGGCTATTAGTGGAGCAGTGTGTGCACTTGGTGGAATTACACAAGTATTAGGATACAGATACACAATCTCAGCATTATCTAGTATGGAAAATTTTGGTTTTGATGGATTGGCTGTTAGTTTGCTTGCAAATAATAACCCAATAGGATGCATTTTCTCGGGATTGTTTTTCGGTGGATTGAAATATAGTGGGGCAAACGTTCAAAGAGTTTTGCATGCTCCAACTGAGATGATTAACATTATAATGGGAACAATTATTTTGTTTACAGCAATTCCGTTGATGTTCAGAATAATTAAATCTAGATTTAAAAACAAAGGAGGCAAATAA
- a CDS encoding uracil-xanthine permease family protein, giving the protein MESKSNSLFDYYGNPSLLKSFPIAMQHLLAMIVGNALPSIVLASALKSSEHAITDAQAIYLIQAGMFIAAIATLLQLYPVLKFGAKLPVIMGVSFAYIPVLLSIGKQYGIGAVYASQLIGGIVAIFTGMFIGKIRKFFPPIVSGTVVLTIGLSLYSVAVNYMSGGNGPMQGEIRNWVVAIITLCVVLFCNMFMKGYIKLAAILVGIIVGYIISLFLGMVKFDNVVNASWFMLPQIYPFKFQFHLDAILTMSIMYIVNSVQAVGDLTSTTIGGMDREPTDVELSGGIKANGLVSVIGAFIGALPTATYSQNVGIVSMTKVIARKVLLITASMVFICGLIPKFGALMLSVPQAVIGGATISVFAQIAMSGMKLITSSEMSIRNTTIVGLGVALGMGITQVGPNAVRYFPQWFRMVFTASPVVVATLIVFFLNIIIPEKTLEQEEKERNEID; this is encoded by the coding sequence ATGGAAAGTAAGTCGAATTCATTGTTTGATTATTATGGAAATCCTTCTTTGCTTAAATCATTTCCGATAGCTATGCAACATTTATTGGCAATGATTGTGGGTAATGCTTTGCCATCAATAGTCTTAGCAAGTGCTTTGAAATCAAGTGAGCATGCAATTACAGATGCACAAGCGATTTATTTGATTCAAGCTGGAATGTTTATTGCTGCAATAGCTACATTATTACAATTGTATCCAGTTTTAAAATTTGGTGCAAAATTACCAGTCATTATGGGTGTTAGTTTTGCTTATATTCCTGTTTTACTATCAATTGGAAAACAATATGGAATAGGAGCTGTTTATGCATCACAACTGATAGGTGGTATTGTAGCGATTTTCACGGGTATGTTTATTGGAAAAATAAGGAAATTTTTCCCACCGATTGTTTCTGGAACTGTTGTATTAACTATTGGGCTTAGTTTGTATTCAGTAGCTGTAAATTATATGTCAGGTGGAAATGGTCCAATGCAAGGTGAAATAAGAAACTGGGTTGTAGCGATTATAACTTTGTGTGTTGTTTTATTTTGCAATATGTTTATGAAAGGTTACATAAAATTAGCGGCAATTTTAGTTGGAATTATTGTAGGATATATAATATCATTATTTTTAGGCATGGTTAAATTTGACAATGTTGTTAATGCTTCTTGGTTTATGCTTCCACAAATTTATCCTTTTAAATTCCAATTCCATTTGGATGCTATCTTGACAATGTCAATTATGTATATCGTAAATTCTGTTCAAGCAGTAGGTGATTTAACGAGCACCACTATTGGTGGAATGGATCGTGAACCGACTGATGTGGAATTGTCTGGTGGTATCAAAGCAAATGGTCTTGTAAGTGTTATAGGTGCATTCATAGGAGCTCTTCCAACTGCAACTTATTCACAAAATGTTGGAATTGTATCTATGACAAAAGTAATAGCAAGAAAAGTTTTGTTGATTACTGCTAGCATGGTATTTATTTGTGGATTGATTCCAAAATTTGGGGCATTGATGCTTTCGGTTCCACAAGCTGTAATTGGTGGTGCGACTATATCTGTATTCGCACAAATCGCTATGAGTGGTATGAAGTTAATTACATCAAGCGAAATGAGCATTAGAAACACAACTATAGTTGGATTGGGTGTAGCACTTGGTATGGGAATAACACAAGTAGGACCAAACGCTGTGAGATATTTCCCACAATGGTTCAGAATGGTATTCACAGCATCACCAGTAGTCGTAGCAACATTGATTGTATTTTTCTTGAATATTATAATTCCAGAAAAAACATTAGAACAAGAAGAAAAAGAAAGAAATGAAATAGATTAA
- a CDS encoding ABC transporter permease: MNLVLLGLVIGNTLINATPILYAGLGGMVSEKSGVTNIGLEGMMTIGALIAATVGYYTHNPWLAFLCGGLSGMVFALIHAIVSITFAGDQTISAIAINYLGPGVALFVSRIFFDGATQTKPIEPQYKIPLIFDGIQNKFLANIISLPATVYLVFVLVCLIYIFMYKTKWGMRLIAVGEHPKAAETLNINVFFVRYMAVLFSGFMAGLGGATMSISLVSSFFPALVAGQGFIALVTVIFGKWTPQGVMLAALFFGFAQSVSVVLGGTNLPIPSELISMIPYVATLVVLILFGGKTKAPTADGVPYLKDDIAI, from the coding sequence ATGAACTTAGTACTTTTAGGATTAGTAATAGGTAATACATTAATCAACGCAACTCCTATTTTATACGCTGGATTGGGTGGTATGGTTTCTGAAAAATCAGGAGTTACAAACATTGGACTTGAAGGTATGATGACAATAGGCGCATTAATTGCAGCAACTGTCGGTTATTACACTCATAATCCATGGTTAGCATTCTTATGTGGTGGTCTTAGCGGAATGGTATTTGCATTAATCCACGCAATTGTTTCAATAACATTTGCTGGAGATCAAACAATTTCAGCAATTGCTATAAACTATTTGGGACCTGGTGTTGCATTATTTGTATCTAGAATATTTTTTGATGGAGCAACTCAAACTAAACCAATAGAACCACAATATAAAATCCCACTTATCTTTGATGGAATACAAAATAAATTCTTGGCAAATATAATTTCATTGCCAGCTACTGTTTATTTGGTATTTGTTTTAGTATGTTTGATTTATATATTTATGTACAAAACAAAATGGGGAATGAGATTGATAGCTGTTGGAGAACATCCAAAAGCAGCAGAAACTTTGAATATAAATGTATTTTTCGTTAGATATATGGCGGTTTTATTCTCAGGATTTATGGCTGGATTAGGTGGAGCTACAATGTCAATTTCTCTTGTATCTTCATTCTTCCCTGCATTAGTTGCTGGTCAAGGGTTCATAGCTTTGGTTACAGTAATATTTGGTAAATGGACTCCCCAAGGTGTTATGTTAGCGGCATTATTCTTCGGATTTGCTCAATCAGTATCAGTAGTATTGGGAGGAACAAATCTTCCAATACCTTCAGAATTGATATCCATGATTCCATATGTCGCAACGTTAGTTGTACTAATATTATTTGGAGGAAAAACAAAAGCACCTACAGCAGATGGAGTTCCATATTTGAAAGACGATATAGCAATTTAA
- a CDS encoding NAD(P)/FAD-dependent oxidoreductase, whose product MKHLVLCGCGHGHIFVIKNIKEKYPDIKITVITDNEYQYYSGMYTGFLEGVYSHDEICFDVRKVCEKYGAELIFDKIVKIDDENKKVIAENHTVDYDYLSINLGATQKTIGKGDNVINSKPINTIIDLKEKIKENDKNILILGAGASGLELAFVLKTIYPDKNVSIVTRGSVNMEGFSDKANMKARKLLKKKGIKVYENKNVSSIDEIDIDFDKLIMCIGSSGVNVDFGNLNTTDKNFLISDEYMRISDKIFAVGDCVSIYKYPNLPKAGVYAIRQSPILMKNIAHTLNNEELESYVPDTDPMQILYCGNEKALLYYKGFTLYSHLSFVLKRYIDKKYMKY is encoded by the coding sequence ATGAAACACTTAGTATTATGTGGCTGCGGTCACGGTCATATTTTTGTAATCAAAAATATTAAAGAAAAATATCCCGACATAAAAATTACTGTTATCACAGACAACGAATACCAATATTATTCTGGTATGTATACTGGTTTTTTGGAAGGAGTATATTCTCATGATGAGATATGCTTTGATGTACGAAAAGTTTGCGAAAAATACGGCGCTGAATTAATTTTTGATAAAATCGTAAAAATTGACGATGAAAACAAAAAGGTAATAGCTGAAAATCACACTGTAGACTACGATTATTTGAGTATAAATTTAGGAGCTACACAAAAGACAATTGGAAAAGGAGATAATGTAATCAATTCTAAACCTATTAATACGATTATCGATTTGAAAGAAAAAATCAAAGAAAATGATAAAAATATCCTAATATTAGGAGCTGGCGCAAGTGGATTGGAACTAGCTTTTGTGTTGAAAACTATTTATCCTGATAAAAATGTGTCTATTGTAACAAGAGGCAGCGTGAATATGGAAGGTTTTAGCGACAAAGCTAATATGAAAGCTAGAAAATTATTAAAGAAAAAAGGTATTAAAGTTTATGAAAACAAAAATGTATCATCAATTGATGAAATAGATATTGATTTTGATAAATTGATTATGTGCATCGGCTCTAGTGGTGTTAATGTTGATTTTGGTAATCTAAATACTACCGATAAAAACTTCTTAATTTCCGATGAATATATGAGAATTTCAGACAAAATATTTGCTGTTGGAGACTGTGTAAGTATCTACAAATATCCTAATTTACCAAAAGCAGGCGTGTATGCAATTAGGCAGTCGCCTATTTTGATGAAAAACATTGCACATACACTAAACAATGAAGAATTGGAATCTTATGTTCCAGACACCGATCCTATGCAAATTTTATATTGTGGAAATGAAAAAGCACTATTATACTACAAAGGATTTACTCTGTATTCACATCTTTCATTCGTATTAAAAAGATACATCGATAAAAAATATATGAAATATTAA
- a CDS encoding ABC transporter ATP-binding protein: MNDEKNIVVDLKDISKSFGSNKVLDNVNFSLHEGEVHALLGENGAGKTTLMNILYGLYEPTSGSVTVKGKTFDQMTPKLAIQTGIGMVHQHFMLIEPFTVYQNIVLGKEITSNGGFLDNKKSIEEVKALSEKYGLTIDPEAKVSDISVGMQQRVEILKCLYRGADILIFDEPTAVLTPQEIDDFIKIVKNLTELGKSIIIITHKLSEIKAMADYCTVIRRGKFIDKLNVKEIDENILAEKMVGRDVRFNVEKQDQEPGEVVLDIKDLVVKDSRNIDVVKKLNLQVRRGEIVGVAGVDGNGQSELIEAITGLRKIESGTVTLKGKDITNHSPREIIDSGMNTIPEDRQKHGLILDYSIADNLILENVKKKPFSKGLKLDFNAINENAKQLIEKFDIRPNDYHQKTKNLSGGNQQKVIIAREISNNPDLLIAAQPTRGLDVGAIEFIHKYLVDQRNKNKAVLLVSFELDEVMDLSDNIAVIFDGKIVGEKPSNQTNEMELGRLMAGGVVDEK, translated from the coding sequence ATGAACGATGAAAAAAATATTGTTGTGGATTTAAAAGATATATCAAAATCTTTTGGCAGCAATAAAGTACTTGATAATGTAAATTTCAGTCTTCATGAAGGAGAGGTTCATGCTTTGTTGGGAGAAAACGGAGCTGGAAAAACAACTCTAATGAACATACTATACGGGTTGTATGAGCCCACATCAGGAAGCGTTACAGTAAAAGGAAAAACTTTTGATCAAATGACTCCTAAATTAGCAATACAAACTGGAATAGGAATGGTTCATCAACATTTTATGCTTATAGAACCATTTACGGTATATCAAAATATTGTTTTAGGAAAAGAAATAACAAGTAATGGTGGATTTCTAGACAACAAAAAATCTATCGAAGAGGTAAAAGCATTATCAGAAAAATACGGATTGACGATTGATCCAGAAGCAAAAGTTTCTGATATCTCAGTAGGAATGCAACAAAGAGTTGAAATCTTAAAATGTCTATATCGTGGAGCGGATATTTTGATATTTGACGAGCCTACGGCGGTTTTAACTCCACAAGAGATAGATGATTTTATAAAAATAGTAAAAAATCTTACTGAATTAGGCAAATCCATAATAATAATTACGCATAAATTATCTGAAATCAAAGCTATGGCTGATTACTGTACTGTAATTAGACGTGGTAAATTTATCGATAAGTTAAATGTAAAAGAAATAGATGAAAATATTTTAGCGGAAAAAATGGTTGGTCGTGATGTAAGATTTAATGTTGAAAAACAAGACCAAGAACCAGGGGAAGTTGTCTTAGATATTAAAGATTTAGTCGTAAAAGACTCCAGAAACATTGACGTTGTAAAGAAATTAAATCTTCAAGTTAGAAGAGGAGAAATTGTTGGTGTTGCTGGTGTAGATGGTAATGGACAATCGGAATTAATTGAAGCGATTACTGGTCTAAGGAAAATAGAATCAGGAACTGTTACATTAAAAGGAAAAGACATCACAAATCATTCTCCACGCGAAATCATTGATTCGGGAATGAACACAATTCCAGAAGACAGACAAAAACACGGACTCATATTAGATTATTCTATTGCTGACAATTTGATATTGGAAAATGTAAAAAAGAAACCTTTTAGTAAAGGGTTAAAGTTAGATTTTAATGCCATTAATGAAAATGCAAAACAATTAATCGAAAAATTTGACATCAGACCAAATGATTATCATCAAAAAACTAAGAATTTGTCAGGTGGTAACCAACAAAAAGTAATTATAGCAAGAGAAATTTCTAACAATCCTGATTTATTAATAGCAGCTCAACCTACAAGAGGACTTGATGTTGGAGCAATAGAATTTATTCACAAATATTTAGTAGATCAAAGAAACAAAAATAAAGCGGTATTGTTAGTATCGTTTGAATTGGATGAAGTAATGGATTTATCAGATAATATAGCTGTTATTTTCGACGGTAAAATTGTCGGAGAAAAACCATCAAACCAAACTAATGAAATGGAACTTGGTAGATTAATGGCTGGAGGTGTTGTAGATGAAAAATAG
- a CDS encoding 5-bromo-4-chloroindolyl phosphate hydrolysis family protein produces MKKNKLEEYIDSAISDNDFSKVGEIIEKSIDMALDLSKSGLNVVMNTFNLKPKPKQQYLANKDPKLVTQKKINPKSYFALRNISYAIGAMTLFGSMVSLNHDFVDMVAGIMIALGFGVVGFLSHIHASKLQRFLRYKTEIGDNKILSVEDFASAVNLPVEKCSKELIYFINKRYFPQARVVENGHLFLLDRTSYDAYKAHYLDESKSEENQKEIEPNRDITNYITITENLITSIKDLDFKQDVIKLKDLLVSINNQIQNDNSDINGLNKFVDYYTPTAINLVKNYIQFENEKNDIISVEKSKKDIKNAIENINKAFSKLLTDLYSDDILNINSEIEVMNTLLSQDGLIEKNTMFKRGAE; encoded by the coding sequence ATGAAAAAAAATAAATTAGAAGAATATATAGATAGCGCTATAAGCGACAATGATTTTTCAAAAGTTGGTGAAATAATAGAAAAATCAATCGATATGGCGTTGGATTTATCAAAAAGTGGTCTAAATGTAGTTATGAATACATTTAATCTGAAACCTAAACCGAAACAACAATATCTGGCAAACAAAGACCCTAAGTTGGTAACCCAAAAAAAGATTAATCCAAAAAGTTATTTTGCACTAAGAAATATTAGTTATGCTATAGGTGCTATGACTTTGTTTGGCTCAATGGTATCACTTAATCATGACTTTGTTGATATGGTTGCTGGAATTATGATAGCTTTGGGATTTGGTGTTGTGGGTTTTCTGTCACATATACACGCATCAAAATTACAACGATTTTTACGATACAAAACAGAAATTGGAGACAATAAAATTTTAAGCGTTGAAGATTTTGCATCAGCAGTTAATCTTCCTGTTGAAAAATGTAGTAAAGAGCTAATTTATTTCATAAACAAAAGATACTTCCCTCAAGCTCGTGTTGTGGAAAATGGTCATTTGTTTTTGTTGGATAGAACAAGCTACGATGCTTACAAAGCTCATTACTTAGATGAGAGTAAGTCAGAAGAAAACCAAAAAGAGATTGAACCCAACAGAGATATTACTAATTATATTACGATAACTGAAAATTTAATTACATCTATCAAGGATTTGGATTTTAAACAAGATGTCATTAAATTAAAAGATTTGCTAGTATCTATAAATAACCAAATTCAAAACGATAATTCTGATATAAATGGTCTGAATAAATTCGTTGATTATTACACCCCAACAGCTATAAATTTGGTGAAAAATTACATTCAATTCGAAAATGAAAAAAATGATATTATTAGTGTCGAAAAATCAAAGAAAGACATTAAAAATGCCATCGAGAATATCAATAAAGCTTTTTCAAAGCTTTTAACAGATTTGTATAGTGACGATATTTTAAATATTAATTCAGAAATAGAAGTAATGAATACTTTGTTGTCACAAGATGGATTGATAGAGAAAAATACAATGTTTAAGAGAGGTGCTGAATAA
- a CDS encoding toxic anion resistance protein — translation MEDKPIKLTLDVEEPTLDEVKEDEVFYPEFEQKVNLTPEEQKTVDEFVKQIDLSNSNIVLQYGVGAQKKIASFSEKTLNSVKTKDLGEVGNLLSSVVTELKSFDETEDKGVFGFFKKGANKITALRANYEKAEKNVDEISKILENHQITLMKDISLLDQMYKLNEQYFKELSMYILAGQKKLDQVRNEELPNMLKEAESSPNSITAQKANDLRDLATRFEKKLHDLELTRMVSLQMAPQIRMVQSSNAVMVEKIQSTIVNTIPIWKNQMVLSLGVYHNSQAAEAQKKVTDLTNDLLRKNADTLKMSAIETAKATERGIVDVETIRHTNEQLISALDEVRNIQIEGHENRLKAKQELMAMEQELKNRLLNKPN, via the coding sequence ATGGAAGATAAACCTATAAAATTGACTTTAGATGTAGAAGAACCTACACTAGATGAGGTTAAGGAAGATGAAGTTTTTTACCCTGAGTTTGAACAAAAAGTAAATCTTACTCCTGAAGAACAAAAAACTGTTGATGAATTTGTAAAACAAATTGATTTGTCTAATTCCAATATAGTTTTACAATATGGAGTAGGAGCACAAAAGAAAATTGCTAGTTTCTCTGAAAAAACACTAAATTCTGTAAAGACAAAAGATTTGGGAGAAGTTGGTAATCTATTATCTTCCGTAGTTACAGAATTAAAATCATTTGATGAAACAGAAGATAAAGGTGTATTTGGATTTTTCAAAAAAGGTGCCAATAAGATAACTGCATTAAGAGCAAACTATGAAAAAGCTGAGAAAAATGTAGATGAGATTTCAAAAATTTTGGAAAACCATCAAATAACATTGATGAAAGATATTTCCTTACTTGACCAAATGTACAAACTTAACGAACAATATTTCAAAGAATTGAGCATGTACATTCTTGCCGGTCAAAAGAAATTGGATCAAGTACGTAATGAAGAACTTCCTAACATGCTTAAAGAAGCTGAAAGTTCTCCTAATTCAATAACTGCACAAAAAGCAAATGATTTGAGAGATTTGGCTACTAGATTTGAAAAAAAATTGCACGATTTGGAACTTACAAGAATGGTTAGTTTACAAATGGCACCACAAATACGAATGGTTCAATCTTCAAATGCTGTCATGGTTGAAAAAATTCAATCTACAATAGTAAATACAATTCCTATATGGAAAAACCAAATGGTTTTGTCGTTGGGTGTTTACCATAACTCACAAGCAGCAGAAGCTCAAAAGAAGGTTACTGATTTGACTAATGATTTATTGCGTAAAAACGCAGATACTTTGAAGATGAGTGCCATAGAAACTGCAAAAGCAACTGAAAGAGGAATCGTTGATGTTGAAACAATTAGACACACGAACGAACAACTTATCAGCGCATTGGATGAAGTTAGAAATATTCAAATCGAAGGTCACGAAAATAGACTTAAAGCAAAACAAGAATTAATGGCAATGGAACAAGAATTAAAAAACAGACTTTTAAATAAACCGAATTAA